CATGGCTTGGACCAAACCGACCCTTAAGGAAATCGCCTGCGGCATGGAAATCAATATGTATGCCCCGGCCGAGGACGAACCGGTTCTGTTCTGATCTGACTTGAGCAGAACTCTGGACTGATGCCCCGTCCGAAAGCTTCGGGCGGGGTGTTTTCGTCTGATCCGGCAGTCAGCCCGATCGGACAGGCAAACGGGGCTTTGATGCGGATCATCCTGCTGGGTGCGGCGGCGGGCGGTGGCCTGCCGCAATGGAATTGCGGCTGCGTCAACTGCAACGCGGCACGCGCGGGACGTATCCCGTCGATGAGCCAAAGTTCGGTCGCGGTCAGCGCGGATGGCGAAAACTGGGCGGTGTTGAACGCCTCGCCCGATATCCGTTACCAGCTTGCCGCCACCCCTGCCCTGCATCCTGTCGGGCCGCGCCAGATGCCCCTGCGCTCGGTGCTGCTGACAAATGGCGATATCGACCATGTGGCCGGGCTGCTGACGCTGCGCGAAAGCCAGCCATTCGCGCTTTATGCCACAGCCGCCATCCATGAGGCTTTGGCCGACAACCCGATGCTGGCTGCGGTCCGTTCCGATCTGGTGCCGCGTCATGTGGTGGCGCTGGACCAGACCATCCAGCTGGCGCCGGGGCTGAGCGCGACGCTGTTCGCCGTGCCCGGCAAGGTGCCGCTGTATCAGGAGGGCGAGGTGGTCGAGACCGGGCTGGTCGGCGAAACCACGGTCGGGGTGGAACTGTCCGCCAATGGCCGCCGGGCGCTCTATATCCCCGGCTGCGCGGATATGCCCGACTGGCTGAAGGACCGGATCAGCGGCGCCGATGCCCTGCTGTTCGACGGCACCCTGTGGGACGATGACGAGATGATCCGCATGGGCCTTGGCCAGAAGACCGGCCGCCGCATGGGTCACATGCCGGTCAGGGAAACGCTGGATGTGCTGGCCGATATCGACGTCGAACGCCGGGTGCTGGTGCATATGAACAACTCGAACCCGCTGACAGACCCCGAAAGCGCCGAGGCCGAACTGGCCGGGGCAAGGGGCTGGCATGTCGGGCGCGATGGAATGGAGATCGAACTGTGAAAGATATCGGCAACGCCCCCCGGTCACGCGAACCTCAGTCACGAGAGGATTTCGAGGCCCGCCTGCGCGCCATCGGGGCCGAGCGCTATCACGACCGCCATCCCTTCCATGCGCGCCTGCATGGCGGCCTGTGCAGCCCGGACGAGGTGCGGGCATGGGTCATCAATCGCTGGATGTATCAATCGCGCATCCCGATGAAGGACGCCGCCTTCATGTCGCGGGTGGACGATCCCGACCTGCGCCGCAAATGGCGCAAGCGGATCGAGGATCACGACGGCGACGTCAGCGAAGGCGGCGGCATCCGCCGCTGGCTGGCGCTGGCGACGGCGGTGGGGCTGGACCCCGATTATGTCGCCAGCGGCGCAGGCATCATGCCCGCGACACGTTTCGCCGTGGACGCCTATGTCCGCTTCGTGCGCGACATGCCGCTGCTGGATGCCGTGGCCGCCAGCCTGACCGAACTGTTCGCGCCCAAGATCCACGCGCAACGGATCGAGGGGCTGCTGGCCCATTACGATTTCGCCGACGATTCCAGCCTTGCCTATTTCCGCAAGCGCCTGACCGAGGCGCCCGAGGATGTGGCCTTCGGTCTCGATTACGTCCTGACCCATGCCGATACGCTGGAAAAACAGGACGCGGCGGCGGCCGCGCTGATCTTCAAGACCGATGTGCTGTGGGCGCAGCTTGACGCGCTGTGGCACGGCTATGTCGAGGGCAATATCCCGCCCGGCGCATGGCGCCCCGGAGAGGGGATGGCAAAATGAACGCCCAGCCAGCCCCACCGCCAGCTTCCTCGCGGCCAGCCCCGCTGATCGCCCCTGCCGACATTCCCTATCTGCCGCGCGGCGTGCGGCTGGCCGATGACCGGGTGCGCGGCATCCGCGTCCTGCAGGCCCCCGAACGCGCCATGCAGCTGGATCCGATCGGCGACGCGATCCTGTCCGAACTGGACGGCAGCCGCAGCATGGCGGCAATCATTCACGACCTTGCCACCCGCTTTGACGCACCCGAGGACCAGATCGCCGGCGATGTCCGCGATTTCCTGACCGGGCTGATCGAGCGGCGCATGGTCTTCCTGAGGGATCAGCCATGAAGGACCAACCCCTTTCCCCGCAGCCCCGCGACATCGACGGCAACCCGGTCACGCCCGGCCTGCCCATGGCCATGCTGGCCGAGATCACCCATCGCTGTCCGCTGGCCTGCCCCTATTGCTCGAACCCCATCGAATTGACCCGCGCGCAGGGCGAGATGCCTGCCGAGGACTGGGCCCGCGTCTTCCGCGAGGCCGCCGATCTGGGCGTGTTGCAGGTCCATATCTCGGGCGGCGAGCCCGGCGTGCGCCGCGATCTGGCCGAAATCGTGGCTTCGGCGCGGGATGCGGGGCTGTATGTGAACCTCATCACCTCGGGCATCGGCATCACCCGCGACCGGCTGGAAGAGCTGGACCGGGCGGGCGTCGATCACGTCCAGCTGTCCTTGCAGGGCATCCGGCCCGACATGGCCGACCGGATCAGCGGCCATCCGGGGTCATGGGACAAGAAGATGGGTTTCGCCGCATGGGTGACCGAAATCGGCTTTCCCCTGACCATCAACGCCGTGGTGCATCGCCAGAACCTTGAACGCCTGCCCGACATGATCGAGCTGGCCGAAACGCTTGGCGCGCGGCGGATCGAGGTGGCCACGGTGCAGTTCCACGGCTGGGCCGACCTGAACCGCAAGGCACTGATGCCGACGCGCGAACAGGCCGTCTTTGCCCGCCAGATCGTGAACGAATCGCGCATCCGGCTGCGCGGGCGGATGGTGATCGACTATGTGCCCGCCGACCATCATGCGATCTATCCCAAGGCCTGCATGGGGGGCTGGGGCTCGACCGGGCTGAACGTCTCGCCCGACGGGACGGTGCTGCCCTGCCATGCCGCGCCCTCGATCAAATGGATGAAATTCGAGAATGTGCGCGAACGCAGCCTGTCGGATATCTGGCACCTGTCGGACGCCTTCAACGCCTTTCGCGGCACCGAATGGATGCCCGAACCCTGCCACAGCTGCGAACGCAAGACCGTGGATTTCGGCGGCTGCCGCTGTCAGGCGATGGCGATTGCAGGCGATGCGCGGGCGACCGATCCGGTCTGCTCGAAATCGCCGCTGCATGCCGGTCTGGTCGAACAGGCCGACGCCGATGCCACCGGCGATGTCGCGGAATTCATCTATCGGCGGTTGAAGAAATGAGCCACGCCCACCGGCGAAAATCGGACGGGTGACGGGTGGCCGGGCACCTCGGGGGGTTGTGCTTGTGGTGCCCCCGGCCCTAGACTGCGACATGACGCGGCGGCAGGAGGAGGGGCCTGACGCCATATTTTCAGGGGAGGAAAATCAATGACGACTGCGACCGTACAGGGAAATGCATCGCCAGCGCCTCGGCCCAATGCTGACAGGGTCCGCGAGATCCTGATCGTGGACGACCATCCGCTGATGTGCGACGCATTGGCCCTGACGCTGAAGATCAGCTTTGGGCTGAAGAATGTCCGCACGGCCCGCAGCCTTGGCGCCGCGATCGAACAGATCCGCGCGCAGGGCGCGCCGGATGCGGTGATCCTGGACCTCAACCTGCCCGACGCGCGCGGCGCCGAAGGCATCGTGACCCTGCGCCGCCAGCTGCCCGAGGTGCCGATCACGATGATTTCCGCCGATCTGGAGGCCGCGATGATCTCGGCCGCGATGGCGGCGGGCGCGCAGGGCTATATCAGCAAATCGCTGAGCCGCGAGGCGCTGGTGGACAGTCTGCGCCGCATGTGGGAAGGCGAGTTCATTACGCCCGAAGGCTATGAGCCCGAACAGGCGCAGGCCGAGGACGAGGCCCGCGCCGAACTGGCCCGCCGTTTCGCCACCCTGACGCCGCAACAGATGAAAATCCTGCGGCTGATCTGTCTGGGCAAGGCGAACAAGGAAATCAGCTATGACCTGTCCATCGCCGAGGCCACGGTAAAGACCCACATCACCGCGATCATGTCCAAGATCAACGCCCGCAGGCGCACGCAGGCGGTGCTGCTGGCCAACTCGATCCGGCTGTTCGAGGCCGGATGATGACGCCCGCTTCGGCGGCAGAGGCGGCGGACCGGATCCCGGGGCCCGTCGCGGTTCAGGTCGAATGTGATGCGCCCGATCTGGCGGACCGTCTGCTGGCGGCGCTGGCCCCCCATGATCCGGGGCTGGTGCTGCTGTTCGGTCGCCGGGGCGATCAGTTGGGCCCGGTTGGCGCGCGGTTGCAGCAGGCGCTGGGGCCGGATTGCACCGTGACCGGCTGTTCATCCGCCGGAGAGATCGGCCCCGAAGGCTATGCCAGCGACAGCATGGTTGCCATCGGCTTTCCCGGCAGCAGTTTCCGCGCCAGCGCCGTGATCCTGCCCAGTCTGGCGACGCTGCCGGTGTCCGACTGGATGGCATCGCTGCGCCAGCATCGCCGCAGCTTTGGCGCCGATCCGGGCCGGTCGCTGTTCGGCCTGCTGCTGGTCGATGGCATGGCCGGGCAGGAAGATGCGCTGGTCGCGACCATCGACGCGGCGCTGCCCTCGATCCCGGTACTGGGCGGATCGGCCGGGGACGGGCTGGATTTCCGGCGCACCACCCTGCTGGCCGAAGGCGAGGTCGGCGATGACATGGCCGTTTTTGTGCTGGTCGAAACCGATCTGGCGGTCAGCGAGGTGACTTTCGCCCATTTTCGCCCGACCGAGACCCGCGCCGTCGTCACCGCCGCCATTCCCGACAAGCGCCGCATTCTTGAACTGAACGCCGAACCCGCCGCCGATGAATATGCCCGCCTGACGGGGATCGAGCGCGCCCGCCTGACGCCATCGGAATTCGCGCAATTCCCGCTGCTGTTGCGGATGGGGCGGCGGCATTATGTCCGCGCGATCAGCGCATTGACCGATGATGGCGGGCTGTCGCTGATGTCGGCCATCGACCCGGGCACGGTGCTGACGCTGGGACATGCCGAGGACATGACGCAGGGCTTTGCCGAGGCGATGGATTCCCTGCCCTGCACGCCGCTGATGGTGCTGGGCTTTGACTGTATTCTGCGCAGGCTGGCGCTGGAACGCGCGGAGCTGACCGATACCATGTCCGAAATGTTCATGCGCTATCGCGTGGCGGGCTTCAACACCTATGGCGAACAGCACAGCTCCATGCATGTGAACCAGACCTTTGTCGGCCTGGCCTTCATGCTGCCCTCGGCCCAGAAAACGGGGGCCAGCACGCATGTTGCGTGACGACGACTCTCCCGAACGAAAGGTCGAGAAACTTCAGCGCATCAACAGTGTCCTGATCGAGCGGATCGACCGGCTGGAGGAATCGCGCGGCTCGGCATGGTCGGTGTTTCAGGCCGCCGTCGCGCTGGAACAAGAGGTTCTGGCCCGCACCCGTCAGCTGGAAAAGGCGATGGCCGATCTGTCGCAGCGCAACCGCGAACTGGCCGTCGCCCGCACCAATGCCGAAGAGGCCAACCGCTCGAAGACCCGCTTCCTGCGCGCCGCCAGCCATGACCTGCTGCAACCGCTGTCGGCGGCGCGGCTGTTTCTGTCGGCGCTGACCGACACTCCGATGGATGACGGGCAGCGCGAACTGACCCAGCGGCTGTCCGACGCCTTCGAATCGGTCGAGCAGCTGATGAATGCGGTGCTGGACATCTCGCGGCTGGACAGCCACCGGATCGAATTCCATCGCCAGCCGGTTTCCGTCAACGAGCTGTTCCGCCGTCTTGCCACCGAATATGCGCCTTTGGCCGAGGCGAAAGAGCTGCGGCTGACCTTCGTTCCGACCGATGTGGTGGTGGAAAGCGATCCGGTCTTTCTGCGGCGGATCGCGCAGAATCTGGTCTCGAACGCGATCAAATACACCAATCGCGGCGGTGTTCTGGTCGGCATCCGCAAGCGCGGCCCGATGGGCTGGTTGCAGGTCCATGACACCGGCGTCGGCATCCCGGCGGTGGATCGCAACCGCATCTTTGACGAGTTCCAGCGGCTCAGCCATGATGCGGCGACGCCGGGCATGGGGCTGGGCCTGTCGATCGTGCGCCGCGCCTGCAACAAGCTGGGCCACCCGATCCGGCTGGAATCAGAGGCCATGCGCGGCACGACCTTTCGCGTCGGCCTGCCCTTGATCGACGCACAGGTCCAGCCGCGCCGCAGCGATCCGCCGGAACACTCGCTGTTGGCGCTGCGCGGGCGGGTGGCGCTGGTGGTCGAGAACGACGCCGGGATGCAGCGCGGATACGAGATGATCCTGCGCGACCGTCTGGGCATGATTCCGCGCCTGACCGGCAGCACCGAAGAGGCGCTGGCCAGCATGACCGACGATCCGCCCGATGTGATCGTCGCCGATTACAGTCTGGAAAACGGCGATACCGGGTTGCGGGCGATCCGCTCGCTGCGTGAAAAGGCCGGGCAGGATCTGCCTGCAGTCATGGTCACCGCGCATCGCGATCCCGGCGTCAATCGCGGTTGCGCGGCGCTTGGCGTGCCGGTTCTGGCCAAGCCGGTCCGCCCGGCGGAACTGTCCGAAATCCTTGGTCAGTTGCTGGGCTGAGCGCACCCCTCAGGCCAGTTTCAACCCCCGCATATAGTCCAGAAAGCAGCGCATCGCCGCCGTCATCAACTTGCGCGATGGATAGACCAGATTGACCGGAATATCGGGCAGCGCATAATCGCCCAGCACCTGCACCAGCGTCCCGGCTTCGAAATCCTTGCGCGCGACGAAATCCGGCAGCAGCGCGATTCCCTTGCCATTCACTGCCAGCGACCGCAGCATATCGGTGTTGTTGGTCGAAAAGGCGGGCTGGATCCGCTGATGGACGATCTCTCCGTTCCGTTTCAGCGGCCATGTGAACGCGCTACGTACGTTGGTGTAATGCAGGTTCTTGTGCCCGGCCAGATCGTCGGGCGTCTGCGGTTCGCCATATTCGGCCAGATAGGCGGGCGAGGCGACCATCCAGACGGCCACTTCATGCAGCTTGCGTGCGATCAGCGTCGAATCGGCCAGATGCCCGATCCTGATGACGGCATCGAAGCCATCGCCGATCAGATCCGCCTTGCCGTCATCCAGCACGATCTCCAGCTGGATATCGGGATAAAGGTCCATGAAGGTCAGGATATGCGGTTGCAGGATATTCAGCATATGGAAGATGGACGAGCCGATCTTGAGAAATCGCGACGGATGGCCCGAACTGGCCCGCGCATCGTCGGTCGCGGCATCCAGAACCGCCAGCGAATCGCGCAACCTTTCGCCAAAGAGCAACCCGACCGAGGTCGGCGTGACGGTGCGCGTCGTCCGGGTCAGCAGCCGCACGCCCAGATCGGCCTCCAGATCCGCGATATGCTTGCTGCACAGGCTTTTCGAGATCCCCATGCGCCGCGCCGCCGCGGCAAAACTACCCTCGTCCAGAATGGCCAGAAAGGTTCTGAGGATCGCGGTATCCATATCGTCCCTGGGCTGGGTTGCGCCGTTGTGGCGGAAAGGATGCGACGGCCGCGACAAAATTGAAACCGGGCAATCATGCCCGGTTGTTCGCTTCACAGCCACGAATGGCTGTCTGGTCACTCGTCGATCAGCGTTCTCCCGCAAAGCCCGAAGCAACCACATCGCCGCCGAAGTTGGTCACGGTCACGACATCATTGTTCGACAGGCCCAGCTTGAACCGTTCCTGGGCGCTGACCACCTGTGCTGCCTTCACATCGACATTGCGGCTGGCGTCGAACTGAACCGGCGCATCGTCATGCTGGCCCAGTGCCAGGGACAGGTTGCCGGCATAGGCGGAACCAAGGGAAAGGGTCAGCGCGGTCAGCGCGGTCAGCGCGGTCAGCGCGGTCAGCGCAAAAGCTACTTTTTTCGTCGTCTTACTCCATCTGTCGCGGCATCGTGCCGCGTCACAGAAGGGAGATATTCGCGACTGTCATAATTTTGTAGTCATTGATTGTCGCGCAGATTGTTCGATAATCGTGGACAATCGCCCGACCGATCACCCCAGCATCAGACCCAGCCCGCCGCCAAGGATGAAGGCCGTCCCGCCCGCCGCCACGATCGGCATCCAGCGGCGCGCGCGCGACGGCGGTTGCGGCCGGGGCTCGGGGTGGGCGCGCCGCCACAGCATATCCTCGACCATGCGCGGCAGCAGCGGGCCATAGCGGCCAAGCGTCTGCACGATCTCGGTCGCGTCGCGGGCCATCGCGCGGGGGCCAAGGCTGCCTTTGATGTAATCCGCGACGACCGGCTTGGCCGCCTGCCACATGTTCAACTGCGGGTCCAGCGAACGCGCCACGCCCTCGACCACGACCATGGTGCGCTGCAGCAGGATCAGTTCGGTGCGGGTCTGCATGCCGAAACGCTCGGTCACCTCGAACAGATAGGCCAGAAGGTTCGCCATCGAGATGCGGCTGGCATCGGCGCCGAAGATCGGCTCTCCGACCGCGCGTAGGGCGCGGGCAAAGGCGGCCTCGTCTCGGTCGCGCGGAACGTAGCCGGCCTCGAAATGCACGCGGGCGACGCGGCGGTAATCGCGCCTGATAAAGCCCATCAGGATCTCGGCATAGACCCGGCGGGTATAGGCGTCGATCTCGCCCATGATGCCGAAATCATAGGCCAGAATATCGCCATTCGCCGCGACCTTCAGGTTGCCGTGATGCATGTCGGCATGAAAGAACCCGTCGCGCAGCGCATGTTGCAGGAACAGCTGGATCACCCGGCGGCCCAGATGCGTCACGTCGTGACCAGCGGCGATCAGCGCATCGCGATCCCCCAGCGGCAGGCCTTCGGCCCAGTCCGAGGTCAGCACCCGGCGCGACGACAGCTCCCATATCGGCAGGGGCAGGACAAAGCCTTCGTCGTCGCGGGTGTTTTCCGCGAATTCCGAGGCCGAGGCCGCCTCCAGCCGCAGGTCCAACTCTCCCGACACGACCGATTCGAAATGGCTGACCACGTCGCGGGGACGCAGGCGGCGGGTGGCGGGCGACAGCGCCTCGATGATTCCGGCGGCGAAATGGAAGGCGTCGATATCGCGACGGAAGGCGCCCTCGATGCCGGGGCGGACGACCTTGACCGCGACCTCCTGCCCGGTTTCGCGGATGCGGGCGCGATGGACCTGCGCGATGGATGCCGCCGCGACAGGTTCGGAAAACTCGGAAAAGATCAGATCGACGGGGCGGCCCAGTTCGGTCTCGATGATCCGCTTGGCCTGATCGGTCGGAAAGGGCGGCAGCCGGTCCTGCAACATCCGCAGCTGATCGGCCAGTTCGGTGCCGACGACATCGGCGCGGGTGGAAAGGATCTGGCCGAACTTGATATAGGCCGGACCCAGCGCAGTGATCGCCCGCGTCACCGGCGGCAGGTTCGGGTCGCCGCGATAGCCCATCCAGCGGAACGGCCAGCCCAGCACCCGCGCGGCCAGCCGCAGACGCGGCGGCGCATCCAGCGCATCCAGCGCCACACCCATCGCGCCGGATCGTTCGAAGGTGGCGCCTGTACGAACCAGACGCAGGATATTGTGCGGACCACGCATTTACAGCTTCCAGCCCGAATGCAGCGCGGCGATGCCCATCGACAGGTTGCGCCATTGCACCCGCCCGAAACCGGCCTGACGGATCATTTCGGCGAAAGCCTCCTGATCGGGGAATTTGCGGATCGATTCGACCAGATACTGATAGCTGTCGCGATCCCCCGTCACCGCCTGCCCCATCGCCGGAATGACATTGAAGCTGTAGCGGTCATAGGCCCATTGCATCGCAGGCACCGGGATCTGGCTGAATTCCAGCACCACCAGCCGCCCGCCGGGGCGCAGCACGCGATACGCCTCGGCCAGCGCATCGGGGATGCGGGTGACGTTGCGGATGCCAAAGCTGATCGTATAGCGGTCAAAGCTGTTATCGGCGAAAGGCAGGCGCATCGCATCGCCCGTCACCCATGCCAGCCGGTCGGCCTTTTCGGCCGCCTCGGCGCGTTTGCGACCCTCGACCAGCATGGATTCGGTCATGTCGCAGACCGTGACGCGGGCACCCGGCGCGCGATCCAGAAAGCGGAAGGCGATATCGCCGGTGCCGCCCGCCACATCCAGCAGATGCTGGCCGTCGCGCGGGGCCAGCCAGTCCATCATCGCATTCTTCCAGACGCGATGGATGCCGCCGCTCATCAGGTCGTTCATCAGGTCATAGCGCGCGGCCACACGCGAAAAGACGCCGTGGACCAGCCCGGCCTTGTCGTCCTCGTCCACGGTCTGGAAACCGAAATGGGTCTGTTTCTTCTCGCTCATCGCGCTTGCCGTTTCTGCTGTCGGGGGCCAGATAGGTCTGGCGTGCCGCGCGCACAATGTTCACAAATGCGCCTTCGGCACAATGCAGCGAAAGGGTTCGGATTGCCAGAACTGCCCGAAGTCGAAACCGTCCGTCGCGGCCTTCAGCCGCATCTGGAGGGTCAGCGCATCGCCCGGGCCGAGGCCCGCCGCCCCGATCTGCGCTGGCCGCTCCCCCCCGATCTGGTGCAGGTGCTGACCGGGGCCAGGGTGACGGCGCTGCGCCGGCGATCGAAATACCTGCTGGCGGATCTGGATCGCGGCGGCACGGTGCTGATGCATCTGGGCATGTCGGGCCGGATGCTGGTCGAGGGTGCGGGGCTGGCCGGTTTCCACCGCGATCCGTCGGTGCTGGCGCGCCACGATCATGTCGTGCTGGTGACGGAATCGGGCACCACCATCACCTTCAACGATGCCCGCCGCTTCGGCATGGTCGATCTGATCCGTGACGGCACCGCCCATCCGCTGCTGGACCACCTTGGCCCAGAACCCTTCGATCCGGGTTTCAACGCCGCCTATCTGGCCGCGCGTTTCGCAGGTCGCCGCGCGCCGGTGAAACAGGCGCTGCTGGATCAGCGCATCGTTGCCGGGCTGGGCAATATCTATGTCAGCGAGGCGCTGCACCGCGCGCATATCGACCCGCGCCGGGCGGCGGGGCGGATCGGGGCCGCGCGGCTGGAGGCGTTGGCGGGCCATATCCGCGAGGTTCTGGCCGATGCCATCGCGGCGGGCGGATCATCCCTGCGCGATCACCGTCAGGCCAGCGGCGAACTGGGCTATTTCCAGCACAGCTTCCGCGTCTATGACCGCGAGGGCGCCCCCTGCCCTGCGCCCGGCTGCGCCGGCATCATCAGGCGGGTGGTCCAGTCGGGCCGGTCCAGCTTTTACTGCCCCGGCTGCCAGCGCTGAGGCGCTTGGCTTTGCCGCGCGCTTGCTGCTAGGAGTCGGGGCAGCAAGGGTTACAGCCGAAGGAGCAGGTTCATGGCCTATCAAACCATCGTTGTCGAAATCGAGGATGAGGTCGCCGTGATCCGCCTGGACCGGCCCGAGGCGCTGAACGCCCTGAACATGGCCCTGTTGACCGAATTGTCGGATGCGCTGGCCGAGGCCGATCGCAACGACAAGGTGCGCTGCATCATCATCACCGGCAGCGAAAAGGCCTTTGCCGCCGGGGCCGACATCAGGGAAATGGCCGACAAGAGCTTTGTCGATGTCTTTACCGGCGACATGTTCACCGGCCCGATCGAGGCGATCATGCGGGTGCGCAAGCCGATCATCGCGGCGGTCAGCGGCTATGCGCTTGGCGGCGGCTGCGAACTGGCGATGGCCTGCGATTTCATCATCTGCGCCGAGAATGCGAAATTCGGTCAGCCCGAGATCAATCTGGGCGTGGTCGCGGGCATCGGCGGCACCCAGCGCCTGACCCGTTTCGTGGGCAAGTCGAAGGCGATGGACATGAACCTGACCGGCCGTTTCATGGACGCGGCCGAGGCCGAACGCTCGGGCCTTGTCAGCCGCGTCGTGCCGACGCCCAAGCTGATGGCCGAGGCCATGTCGGCCGCCCGCAAGATCGCCGAGAAGTCGCAGGTGACGGTGCGCGTGGTCAAGGAATCGGTCAACCGGTCCTATGAGACCACGCTGCGCGAAGGGCTGCTGTTCGAGCGGCGGCTGTTTCACGCGCTGTTTGCGACCGAGGACCAGAAGGAAGGCATGGCCGCCTTTCTGGAAAAACGCGAACCGCAATTCCGCGACCGCTGATCTGTCCTTGCTTTTCCCCTTTCCTTTCGCCGCACCATCGCCTATAGGGCTGCGCTTACATGCGCGTGGGCCCGCTTAGGCAAGAATCATGTCTGCCTTTCTTCGGAAGGGCGGTGTCTTGGGTCTTTTTGCGCGACTGAAACGCTGAAGA
The Paracoccus alcaliphilus DNA segment above includes these coding regions:
- the pqqA gene encoding pyrroloquinoline quinone precursor peptide PqqA, translating into MAWTKPTLKEIACGMEINMYAPAEDEPVLF
- the pqqB gene encoding pyrroloquinoline quinone biosynthesis protein PqqB, translating into MRIILLGAAAGGGLPQWNCGCVNCNAARAGRIPSMSQSSVAVSADGENWAVLNASPDIRYQLAATPALHPVGPRQMPLRSVLLTNGDIDHVAGLLTLRESQPFALYATAAIHEALADNPMLAAVRSDLVPRHVVALDQTIQLAPGLSATLFAVPGKVPLYQEGEVVETGLVGETTVGVELSANGRRALYIPGCADMPDWLKDRISGADALLFDGTLWDDDEMIRMGLGQKTGRRMGHMPVRETLDVLADIDVERRVLVHMNNSNPLTDPESAEAELAGARGWHVGRDGMEIEL
- the pqqC gene encoding pyrroloquinoline-quinone synthase PqqC, with the translated sequence MKDIGNAPRSREPQSREDFEARLRAIGAERYHDRHPFHARLHGGLCSPDEVRAWVINRWMYQSRIPMKDAAFMSRVDDPDLRRKWRKRIEDHDGDVSEGGGIRRWLALATAVGLDPDYVASGAGIMPATRFAVDAYVRFVRDMPLLDAVAASLTELFAPKIHAQRIEGLLAHYDFADDSSLAYFRKRLTEAPEDVAFGLDYVLTHADTLEKQDAAAAALIFKTDVLWAQLDALWHGYVEGNIPPGAWRPGEGMAK
- the pqqD gene encoding pyrroloquinoline quinone biosynthesis peptide chaperone PqqD; translated protein: MNAQPAPPPASSRPAPLIAPADIPYLPRGVRLADDRVRGIRVLQAPERAMQLDPIGDAILSELDGSRSMAAIIHDLATRFDAPEDQIAGDVRDFLTGLIERRMVFLRDQP
- the pqqE gene encoding pyrroloquinoline quinone biosynthesis protein PqqE, which produces MKDQPLSPQPRDIDGNPVTPGLPMAMLAEITHRCPLACPYCSNPIELTRAQGEMPAEDWARVFREAADLGVLQVHISGGEPGVRRDLAEIVASARDAGLYVNLITSGIGITRDRLEELDRAGVDHVQLSLQGIRPDMADRISGHPGSWDKKMGFAAWVTEIGFPLTINAVVHRQNLERLPDMIELAETLGARRIEVATVQFHGWADLNRKALMPTREQAVFARQIVNESRIRLRGRMVIDYVPADHHAIYPKACMGGWGSTGLNVSPDGTVLPCHAAPSIKWMKFENVRERSLSDIWHLSDAFNAFRGTEWMPEPCHSCERKTVDFGGCRCQAMAIAGDARATDPVCSKSPLHAGLVEQADADATGDVAEFIYRRLKK
- a CDS encoding response regulator, which codes for MTTATVQGNASPAPRPNADRVREILIVDDHPLMCDALALTLKISFGLKNVRTARSLGAAIEQIRAQGAPDAVILDLNLPDARGAEGIVTLRRQLPEVPITMISADLEAAMISAAMAAGAQGYISKSLSREALVDSLRRMWEGEFITPEGYEPEQAQAEDEARAELARRFATLTPQQMKILRLICLGKANKEISYDLSIAEATVKTHITAIMSKINARRRTQAVLLANSIRLFEAG
- a CDS encoding FIST N-terminal domain-containing protein, with the protein product MTPASAAEAADRIPGPVAVQVECDAPDLADRLLAALAPHDPGLVLLFGRRGDQLGPVGARLQQALGPDCTVTGCSSAGEIGPEGYASDSMVAIGFPGSSFRASAVILPSLATLPVSDWMASLRQHRRSFGADPGRSLFGLLLVDGMAGQEDALVATIDAALPSIPVLGGSAGDGLDFRRTTLLAEGEVGDDMAVFVLVETDLAVSEVTFAHFRPTETRAVVTAAIPDKRRILELNAEPAADEYARLTGIERARLTPSEFAQFPLLLRMGRRHYVRAISALTDDGGLSLMSAIDPGTVLTLGHAEDMTQGFAEAMDSLPCTPLMVLGFDCILRRLALERAELTDTMSEMFMRYRVAGFNTYGEQHSSMHVNQTFVGLAFMLPSAQKTGASTHVA
- a CDS encoding hybrid sensor histidine kinase/response regulator produces the protein MLRDDDSPERKVEKLQRINSVLIERIDRLEESRGSAWSVFQAAVALEQEVLARTRQLEKAMADLSQRNRELAVARTNAEEANRSKTRFLRAASHDLLQPLSAARLFLSALTDTPMDDGQRELTQRLSDAFESVEQLMNAVLDISRLDSHRIEFHRQPVSVNELFRRLATEYAPLAEAKELRLTFVPTDVVVESDPVFLRRIAQNLVSNAIKYTNRGGVLVGIRKRGPMGWLQVHDTGVGIPAVDRNRIFDEFQRLSHDAATPGMGLGLSIVRRACNKLGHPIRLESEAMRGTTFRVGLPLIDAQVQPRRSDPPEHSLLALRGRVALVVENDAGMQRGYEMILRDRLGMIPRLTGSTEEALASMTDDPPDVIVADYSLENGDTGLRAIRSLREKAGQDLPAVMVTAHRDPGVNRGCAALGVPVLAKPVRPAELSEILGQLLG
- a CDS encoding LysR substrate-binding domain-containing protein, yielding MDTAILRTFLAILDEGSFAAAARRMGISKSLCSKHIADLEADLGVRLLTRTTRTVTPTSVGLLFGERLRDSLAVLDAATDDARASSGHPSRFLKIGSSIFHMLNILQPHILTFMDLYPDIQLEIVLDDGKADLIGDGFDAVIRIGHLADSTLIARKLHEVAVWMVASPAYLAEYGEPQTPDDLAGHKNLHYTNVRSAFTWPLKRNGEIVHQRIQPAFSTNNTDMLRSLAVNGKGIALLPDFVARKDFEAGTLVQVLGDYALPDIPVNLVYPSRKLMTAAMRCFLDYMRGLKLA
- the ubiB gene encoding 2-polyprenylphenol 6-hydroxylase — translated: MRGPHNILRLVRTGATFERSGAMGVALDALDAPPRLRLAARVLGWPFRWMGYRGDPNLPPVTRAITALGPAYIKFGQILSTRADVVGTELADQLRMLQDRLPPFPTDQAKRIIETELGRPVDLIFSEFSEPVAAASIAQVHRARIRETGQEVAVKVVRPGIEGAFRRDIDAFHFAAGIIEALSPATRRLRPRDVVSHFESVVSGELDLRLEAASASEFAENTRDDEGFVLPLPIWELSSRRVLTSDWAEGLPLGDRDALIAAGHDVTHLGRRVIQLFLQHALRDGFFHADMHHGNLKVAANGDILAYDFGIMGEIDAYTRRVYAEILMGFIRRDYRRVARVHFEAGYVPRDRDEAAFARALRAVGEPIFGADASRISMANLLAYLFEVTERFGMQTRTELILLQRTMVVVEGVARSLDPQLNMWQAAKPVVADYIKGSLGPRAMARDATEIVQTLGRYGPLLPRMVEDMLWRRAHPEPRPQPPSRARRWMPIVAAGGTAFILGGGLGLMLG